agaattttctaacagagtgattcctctgtggaacaggcttcctcgggagggggtgagctttccttccctggaagtttttaagaagaggttagatggccatctgtcagcaatgctgattctatgaccctaggcagatcatgagagggagagcatcttggccatcttctgggcatggagtaggggtcactgggtatgtgtggggaaggtagttgtgaatttcctgcattgtgcagggggttggactagatgaccctggtggtcccttccaactctatgattctatgagtctttcCTAACCTTAGTCACATACAGCTGATATATTggagtacagatttttttttgagcGATCCACCCTAAAAACGTTCAATCCTGCCGAGACTCTAGCGATGCAAACCCTTTCcaagcacctctgcctgagatggaCAGAGAAATGTTAAAGTGGGGATGTGTGTGTTTCTGAACCTAGGGAACAAAAGGATGCATAAAAACCTAAGTAAGATTTTAAGAACATTATCCTTATTTCGCCAGTAGGCATGTGATGTACACAGTGTTGGGTGCAGAACTGCCAATTCTCCATCACTCTCTCTCATCCTGGGgaatgagagagagggagggagagacggaGAGAGAGATTACTGTCCTGCTAAACCACATTAGCGCTCTTCACATCTGGAGAGTGCAGAAGCCGAAAGaatgaaacacacacaaagagcacggggggctggggagggaaggcaggcaaAAAAAGGATGCAGGAGCCGCTCGCTCGCTGCTTAGAGCTGCACTCGCCACCCAAAAGCGCTGTGTGTTTTTGCTGAAGATGCGCTGAAGCCAGGCAGCTTGAAATTAttcttctctttctgtctcttacacacacacagagagagtcagagagagagagagagagaagctcgACTGCAGGCTCCTCCTCCCCCTTGTTTGCAAAGGAGGACAAGTTTCCACTTTTCACTCGccctgcctggcagcagcagcagggtgcCGGTCACACCCTCCACTCAGCCGACTGCTTTCAGGCAGTCTTCTCCCAAGCCTGGTACCCACCGAAGCTGGAGCATCCTTAAGGAAGCGTCCTCGGCAGCGCTGGAGGAAGCTTTCTGTCTGGCTTGGGGGAAGACACCATGCACCCGAACACAACTTCTTCCCTGTTCCCGCTGGAATCCCTGATGTCCCAGTTCTACTTCCAGCCCACCGACTACACGCTTCCCGCCACCGGGAACACCTCCAATGGCTCAGACCTCGGGGCCAGGGTGCCGGACGAGGAGGACCTGGACGTGAACACGGACGTCTACTCCAAAGTGATGGTCACCATCGTCTACCTGGTGCTTTTTGTGGTGGGGACAGTGGGCAACTCCATCACCGCCTACACCCTGGTGCGGAAGAAGTCCCTGCAGAACCTGCAGAGCACCGTCCATTATCACCTGGCCAGCCTGGCCTTCTCCGACCTGCTGATCTTTCTCCTCTGCATGCCCATTGAACTGTACAACTTCATCTGGGTCCACCACCCCTGGGCTTTTGGCAACGACATCTGCAAGGGCTACTACTTCTTGCGGGATGCCTGCACGTACGCCACGGCCCTCAACATCGCCAGCCTCAGCGTGGAGAGGTACATGGCCATCTGCCACCCCTTCAAAGCCAAGAGCATCATGTCCCGCAGCAGGACCAAGAAATTCATCAGCGGCATCTGGGTGGCTTCTTTCCTGCTGGCCATCCCCATGATCTTCACCATGGGGGAGGTCTACAAGTCGCCCCAGGACCCCGACTCCCTGATCTGCACCAGCGTGGTGGACACCCCCACGCTGAAGACCGTCATCCAGGTGAGTCCCTGTGCCCGATTCCTTGTCTGTTTCTGCGGCAGCTTGTCGAAACGGTGCCCGGAGGGCTCGAGCAGTATTTAATACCCAGAGATTGGGGATTAGTTAGCGACTCAAAACAAAGCATGGCGAGCAGACgcttttttcctcccccttctgTGGCCATAAGCTTTCCGCTGTCACAGCAGATGACAGCCGATCTCGAGAGCACGCTGAGTTCCTCGTGTCTCTCGGCTCTTCGGAGCCCTTGCGTGCTGCTTCTCCCAAATGACCAAAGCCAGCTTGGTTGAACTTTTGCAAAGGAACAGTTTGCATGGGGAGAAATGCAGCCGTCGCACGTTCCTAGTTTTAGGGTCACCCCTCGGAGTTTTTAAGCGGATGACTAGAGCAAGGCGAAAGGTGTAAGTGGCGGTCGTGTGGAGCGTACCGGTGTATCTGCGAGAGTGCCGGGCTGGTCTGTTGCTCCTTTTCCAAGTGTATGTCCTGTTCAAAGCTAGAATTGTTGCTTCGTAATGTGCGAATGTAACCTGGGGTCATAAGCAAGGGTGCGGTTTGTCCGCATTAAAAGAGATGTAGATGCTTTGCCAGGAAAAGCTGGATTCTGTCATCTGTATCAATTATACAAATTATGCACAGGTgcatgttttttcttcttttggttaatttattcCCTAATTTGGGCTTAATTGCACAATGCGCTCTGTTTTTTGCTGAGCGAGGGGGGCATAAATCATGCAGGGTTCTGGAatcccaccttctgactgttGGAGATCTTATTCAGAAACTTACTGGGTTTCTGACATTTCACCAGGTTTTGCCCACACACAGTTAAGGACATCTTCCCTGTCAAAAGGCTAGAGACTTGCTTTCTAAACAGAAGATTCTCAAGAAGTTGCCTTTGGTGGTCAAAGTCAGACTGAGTACTTCGTACATGCTTGTGTCAAAGCAgtatgtacctgtaagctctggtTAAAAGTCCTGGGTGTTGTTGATAGGTGTGAAAACACATTTGAAGTATTCGTTATTGTTGCATAGAAACACATTTataggatgtggaatggtatagcataGCCAGAGCTTGtaggatcttggaagctaagcagggtcgctacttggatgagagaccaccaaggaagactttgtagaggaaggcaatggcaaaccacctctgcttaatcacttgccttgagggaggggccgtggctcagtggtcgagcatctgcttggtgtgcagaaggtcccaggttcaatccccggcatctccaattaaagggactaggcaagttggtgatgtgaaagacctctgcctgagatcctggggagccgctgccaatctgagtagacagtactgactttgatggaccaagagtctgattcagtataaggcagcttcatgcattcatgtgcttggcgtgcagaaggtcccaggttcaatccccagcatctccagttaaagggactaggcacgtagggGATATGGAAGACCTGTGCCTGCgatcccggagagctgctgctgatatgagaagacagtactgaccttgatggaccaagggtctgattcagtataaggcagcttcatgtgttcatgtgttcaaccctatAGGGTCTCCCTAAGTCGGCGGTGACTTGAGTGCTCTGTATACACACAAGCATTAATAGAACGCTGTAGCTTTGTCTTGGAAGGGTAAAAAGACATTATTTGTCTTCTGCTATTTTTCATGGACATGATCAGAGTCCAATACCACTTTCTAGACTGACAAGatgtccagggtataagcttttgagagtccaagctttcttcatcagatacaagtaggaatagcTACTTCCCACTTGTATCTGATAAAAGGAGATTGGATTCTCAAAAGTGTGTACCCTGGGCATCTTGTTGTTCTtcaagcccttcaaatacttgctgTCTTTAactatttgaaggactgtcacttagagaagggcagggagctattcctgttggcagcaaaggagaggatttgcaataatgggtgtaaattgcgggaggaaaggtaccggctgtatATTAGGAAAAACGTGTTTTCATAAGAGTTGTTCAGTGGATTCAGCTACCTAGGGgtgtggtgagcccccccccccactggcagtctttaagcagaggctggacaagcacttgtcagggacgctctaggctgatcctgcattaagcagggggttggactagatggcctgtgtggtcccttccaactctatgattctatgattctatgctactggattcgaatcctgatgttctactgcagaccaacacaggtaCACATCTGAAACTTTCATGGGCATGTTATATCAGAAGGATAAACACACACGTGGAGGGGTTATTTTGAGTTACACTGTGAAATTCTACACTGACAAATTCTTGCAGGGCTGCTTTTCAGTAAGGTATataatcgtattccctattactatgtatgggtgtgaaagctggacagtgaagaaagctgataggaagaaaatagattcctttgaaatgtgatgttggaggagagtgttacggattccgtggactgccaaaaaaacaaatcagtgggttattgatcaaatcaagcctgaactgaccctagaagctaaaatgactaaactgaggctgtcgtattttggtcacattatgagaagacaagagtcactggaaaagacagtcatgctaggaaatgttgagggaagcaggaaaagaggaagacccaacaagagatggatggactccataaaggaagccacagccctcaatttgcaaagacaggacattttggaggacactgattcaaagggtcaccatgagtcggaagcgacttgatggcacttaacacacacacacatataattatAAGTGACACACAAGCACCCAAATGCACGCCTTGAAGTACAGTGAAAGCACAGCTTACTTAAGAAAAACTGCAGGCTTTGGATTGAGCGGCCAATGGATGTCTGGGTCCAGTTTTCATCCACAAACTTTATTACTTGGAGTTCAATCTCAATGCACCCCAATCTGATGTAGGTGGACTTTCAAGTACAGTCCCGTTGAGCTCAATGGCACTTACTCACAGGTAAGCAAGTGCAGGATCAGAGCAGAGGGTTGGACGAGCACAAgcattgtcagggatgctctaggctgatcctgcactaagcagggggttggactagatggcctctatggccccttccaactctattattccaTAATTTtatgctactggattcgaatcctgctgttctactgcagtccaacacAGGTACACATCTCAGCGCACCCCAATCTGATGTAGATGGACTTTCAAGAACAGTCCCGCTGAGCTCAATGGCACTCACTCACAGGTAAGCAAGTGCAGGATCAGAGTCTTACATTCTCCATTCTGTGCACCTTTACTCGAAACAAAGGCTAAATGGGACAAAACATAGGGAGACTGCTGCATGAATCTATTTCAAGTTTTTCAAAGgcaaacagtgcagtcctatgagAAGTGACGCCAGTCTAAGcttgttgacttcaatgggcttagactggagcaattcACCCTAGGATTGCACTAAAAAATTGTCGCCTTTTATGTTTTCTTAAATGCTGAGCTGATCCATTCACATATCACCCGGCACCTTAATCAGTTTGGCCCTAAATCCCCACTAATTCTTTGGTAGAATTTACTCCCAGACAAGTGTACACAGAACTATAGCCCTACATCCTCGCTCGGTGCAAAAGGAAGACCGAAAGCATTCATGCGCTTGCAGGCTTAGCCTTGTGGATATCCAGTGAGCTTTCTCTTCCATTCCTAGGGCTGCACATCTGACAAGATTCAAGCCGTTTGTGGGTCGCACTGTGCCCCCGAGCTTCACAGAGTTGTgcgggtttttttcccctcagtccTCACATCAACTCTCGCCAATCTGCACGGTGCACTTCCAGGCCACGCAGAGCTGTTGCATAGGAAATCGATGGCTCGATCCGCTAAGCGGTTGAACCACAGTCCTCTTGGACTGAAGAGCATTGAATCCCCTGGAAGCCCTGCTCTTGAATCGGTTTGGGATGCAGGCCCAGAAGGAGGGGGAATTCGAGAACATCTTTGAAGATCACGCTTGACAGAAAGGACAAATCTTGCAGAAGTTTGCTTGTGTCATTCGAGTTTACTGAGGTGTGAACTTAAGTGCACGTAAAGTTTGAATCGATATCAGTGTCAGATGAGTCGAATCGCTTTTAGCTAGCGGGGGGGAAATGCATAGGCAGGCGGTGTCTCTAAAAGTAAGCACTTTATAGCTAAATGCTTGCAGATCTGTGGAAAACAAAGGCATTCCTCTATTCTGGCAATATACCCAAGGCCCAGGGAAGATGCCAAGAGAACACGAGGAAGTAACACCCCTCTCTTCAGGCCGAGGGAACCGAGCTGTTCCCAAGTGGTCAACCACATGAGAAGCAAATACGTACCATTCCTGCATCCACACACCTTTGGGTTATTGTGCTATTGTTGCACTACAGTAATAAATCACAGCTGGATTTTCCCCTAGGGCTGTTAAAaacttttttggtaaaattcggattcggcaaaattcggcccgtttttattcgggaaatgccaaagtccgaactctcccactttgggtccgtgcaattcagcatgagatccggagttcgggggaaaattcggccaaataaagccatttccacggctctgggggaggggcatttttgggggtagaggtcccaaattttcagcgtagcttgaggggacccttcttgcaagaacccccaggttttgtgaagattgggtcgggggggatgagatatgggcccagaaagggatcccccctccttaatgtgcatctctgacaatgggggtttgcaattagcagagcttgccgcccactcccgaagctcccagtcccgacaaacagctgagctgggtgaaacaagggcggggcaggtgcgaagaagtttgcaaaccatgcaaagcaacatgtttgcaaccatgcaaaccatgcaaagcaacacgtttgcaaccatgcaaagcaacatgtgatgcctgggagtttgcaaaccatggaaagggacagaaacacgctagctaagcataaggagcaggaggggtggaattttcccttttgcatcggactcgggaccaggcagatgcattctttaagtcacaatttgaaaaccagttttgagcaagcatcaaaatagacctaaccgatcttatgaatgagggaaaacctgaggacacacaactgaagccccccccctcaaaccagggagagagagactcaagggggcacccccccaggcagaacgggcgaaagccccctttggcttccccacccacccacagaaactgctccctccccacacacacacagactctgcttcccccacacacagagaaagaaaaattatagagaaaagccccaaaatgggtcttactgtggatgtcttgtGTTCTATCTTTTTCGCACCTgctccgcccttgctccccgcagctcagctgtttgtcggggctgggagctttgggcgatgcacattaagggtggggggaccccttcccagccccatatttcgcccccccgatccaatctttacaaaacttgcgggttcttgcaagaagggtcctctgaagctccgctgaaagtttgggggctctacccccaaaaatgcgccccctgcagccatggaatggctcgaatgtgcacacgctcccccccaagggggatctctctcacactcacaaacagatactctctctttctctcccagggccgcgcagcagctgggctcatgcactcagtcgcgactgattggccagcttggccactgattggccgcgggagaatgctgcttactaactgacggttatgctgctgcgccgaaccctgaatttgccaaatttattccccgaacaccccgaactcgctgaattcggctccccattttcccgccttttttgagttcagttccatccgaactaaaaaccgccgaatgaggggaaattcggctgtttttcggttcgggacaaaccgaattgacagccctattttccccatgtgggcaagacaatccagttgcaaatgatttctGTGAAGCAGTGACAGTGAACATTAACCAACAGAGTGCCGGTGTGGCCCAAATCACCATCACAGAGTAATAAAAGGTTGAATTCTACCCAGGGTCgttgctaccattaggcgaactaagCGGTaacctagggcgcagacctcagaggggcacagaactggcctgaggggcacagttttaaacaggttagtttcttgaaaaaatgcaactgattatatatatatatatatatatatatatatatatatatatatatatatatatatatataaattttaagataagtaccacaacagtgctatggaatataattaactATAATGTCTTATACAacgttttgtaggaatgcatctggcttttattttttctacaagacatctgtttttgaaaattggttagcaatggggggcacaagtagttagccttgcctagggcacaaaaagccctgacctggatggcccaggctagcctgatcttgtcagatctcagaagctaagcagggtcagccctggatgggagaccaccaaggaataccagggttgctgtgcagaggaagtcactggtaaaccacctctgttagtctcttgccatgaaaaccccaaaaggggtcaccataagtcggctgcgacttgacggcactttatatacCCAGGgcacaaaaaagactggcactgGCCCTGATTCTACCACCCTTTTCAAGAACTCATAACAGGGATTCCAATCTATGTTAGTGCCTTAGGGAGCTACCACTTTATGAGAAACAATATAGGAGGTGTCGTGGCTAAGTGGTAGCGCATCCACTTTCcacacagaaggttccaggttcaatccccagcagctccagttaaaatgatcatagaatcatagtcatagagttggaaggggccataagggccatcgagtccaatcccctggctcaatgcaggatcagcttcaagcatccctgacaagtgttcatccagcctctgcttgaagactgccaagtgagggggagctcaccacctccctaggcagctgattccactgctgaattactctcattgtaaaaaaaaaaaaatcctaatatgtAGCTGgcataggggttgccaacctccaggtactagctggagatctccttctcttacaactgatctccagctgatagagatcagttcccctggagaaaatggccactttggcaattggactctatggcattgaagctcctcctctccccaaaacctactcttcttcttcgtatctgtcgcctggagattagtcataatagcgggagatctccagccaccacctggagtgtAAGAGAATGGTGTTTATTTTTGGTTGCTTACTCACCACCTGGAgtgtggcaaccctaagaagaaggCCTTTCTCTTCCATTCTCCCCAGaatgaaaggaagaggaggagcagaCTTGGTCTGGGGCTAGGGGCACCTTTCGGG
This Euleptes europaea isolate rEulEur1 chromosome 2, rEulEur1.hap1, whole genome shotgun sequence DNA region includes the following protein-coding sequences:
- the NTSR1 gene encoding neurotensin receptor type 1, which codes for MHPNTTSSLFPLESLMSQFYFQPTDYTLPATGNTSNGSDLGARVPDEEDLDVNTDVYSKVMVTIVYLVLFVVGTVGNSITAYTLVRKKSLQNLQSTVHYHLASLAFSDLLIFLLCMPIELYNFIWVHHPWAFGNDICKGYYFLRDACTYATALNIASLSVERYMAICHPFKAKSIMSRSRTKKFISGIWVASFLLAIPMIFTMGEVYKSPQDPDSLICTSVVDTPTLKTVIQVNAFISFVFPMVVISILNTIIANQLIVMFKQAAQENQVCTIGGQQTMLSMSMEPGRIQALKHGVCVLRAVVIAFVVCWLPYHVRRLMYCYVPEDQWTDFLFDFYHYFYMLTNILFYVSSAINPVLYNLVSANFRQIFLSTLMFVCLPWRKKKKRTKFNRKSNSISSNHTFSSQVTRETTY